One Mycobacterium sp. SMC-4 DNA window includes the following coding sequences:
- a CDS encoding cation:proton antiporter, with protein sequence MDIDILLATVGLLGVAVAALSAKMRRLPISEPLLGLIAGIVVGPVVLGVLHVGPVTEEHALLHEVSRVLLAVSVMAVALRYRAAVLKHLWRPLTLLLVVVMPTMAVVTAALGWLLLAVPFATAALLGAALCPTDPVLASSVATGAEAERDLPARVRQLLSLESGANDGLALPLVLAAVAIAGAMSAGSAAAESLWQVLGAVAFGAAAGFAGGKALRWGEKYGATDAAPALFFTVVLALGILGVAGLLRVDGILAVFVGGLLFNVAGTGSDRTAEVPIDEAINRFAVLPLFVLLGAALPWQAWAGLGWGALALTVGVLLLRRIPILLLLRRPLGLKTADALYLGWFGPIGVSALFYLTMEADRVGVDETLLAAGTLILVVSTVVFGLTGVAGRVLYARTTTTAAPSKR encoded by the coding sequence ATGGACATCGACATCCTGCTGGCCACGGTCGGGCTGCTCGGAGTCGCAGTGGCCGCGCTGTCGGCGAAGATGCGTCGGTTGCCGATCTCCGAGCCGCTGCTCGGTCTGATCGCCGGGATCGTGGTCGGACCGGTCGTGCTCGGCGTGCTACATGTCGGGCCGGTCACCGAGGAGCATGCGCTGCTGCACGAGGTCAGCCGGGTGTTGCTGGCGGTGTCGGTGATGGCGGTCGCGCTGCGTTACCGCGCGGCGGTGCTCAAGCACCTCTGGCGACCGCTGACGCTGCTGCTGGTCGTGGTGATGCCGACGATGGCTGTGGTGACGGCTGCGCTGGGGTGGCTGCTGCTGGCTGTCCCGTTCGCCACCGCGGCTCTGCTCGGGGCGGCGCTGTGCCCGACCGACCCGGTCCTGGCCTCCAGCGTGGCCACCGGTGCGGAAGCAGAACGGGATCTGCCGGCGCGCGTGCGGCAGTTGCTGTCGCTGGAATCCGGCGCGAACGACGGGCTGGCATTGCCGCTGGTGCTGGCCGCGGTCGCGATCGCCGGCGCGATGAGCGCGGGATCTGCCGCCGCGGAGTCGCTGTGGCAGGTTCTCGGCGCCGTTGCCTTCGGTGCCGCCGCCGGCTTCGCCGGCGGGAAGGCCTTGCGGTGGGGGGAGAAGTACGGTGCCACCGACGCAGCGCCGGCGCTGTTCTTCACCGTGGTATTGGCGTTGGGCATCCTCGGGGTGGCCGGCCTGCTGCGCGTCGACGGCATCCTCGCGGTGTTCGTCGGGGGCCTGCTGTTCAACGTGGCCGGCACCGGCAGTGACCGAACGGCCGAGGTGCCGATCGACGAGGCCATCAACAGGTTCGCGGTGTTGCCGTTGTTCGTGCTGCTGGGCGCGGCGCTGCCGTGGCAGGCGTGGGCAGGTCTGGGCTGGGGCGCGCTGGCGCTGACCGTCGGGGTCCTGTTGCTGCGTCGAATCCCGATCTTGTTGTTGCTGCGCAGGCCCCTCGGTCTGAAGACCGCCGATGCGCTCTACCTGGGATGGTTCGGCCCGATCGGGGTGTCGGCGCTGTTCTACCTGACGATGGAGGCCGACCGCGTCGGCGTCGACGAGACGCTGCTGGCGGCGGGCACGCTGATTCTGGTGGTGAGCACCGTCGTGTTCGGGTTGACCGGGGTGGCCGGCCGGGTGCTCTACGCCAGGACCACCACCACCGCGGCGCCATCCAAGAGATGA
- a CDS encoding DNA-directed RNA polymerase subunit beta' — protein sequence MLDVNFFDELRIGLATADDIRNWSYGEVKKPETINYRTLKPEKDGLFCEKIFGPTRDWECYCGKYKRVRFKGIICERCGVEVTRAKVRRERMGHIELAAPVTHIWYFKGVPSRLGYLLDLAPKDLEKIIYFAAYVITSVDDEMRHNELSTLEAEMAVERKALEDQRDADLEARAQKLEADLKELEEEGAKSDVRRKVRDGGEREMRQLRDRAQRELDRLEEIWTTFTKLAPKQLIVDELLYRELQDRYGEYFEGAMGAESIKKLIETFDIEAEADSLRDTIRNGKGQKKLRALKRLKVVAAFQTNRNSPMGMVLDAVPVIPPELRPMVQLDGGRFATSDLNDLYRRVINRNNRLKRLIDLGAPEIIVNNEKRMLQESVDALFDNGRRGRPVTGPGNRPLKSLSDLLKGKQGRFRQNLLGKRVDYSGRSVIVVGPQLKLHQCGLPKLMALELFKPFVMKRLVDLNHAQNIKSAKRMVERQRPQVWDVLEEVIAEHPVLLNRAPTLHRLGIQAFEPQLVEGKAIQLHPLVCEAFNADFDGDQMAVHLPLSAEAQAEARILMLSSNNILSPASGRPLAMPRLDMVTGLYFLTTMVEGDQGEYTPAAKDTPESGVYSSPAEAIMAMDRGALSVRAKIRVRLTQQRPPAELEAELFPEGWTFGQPWTAETTLGRVLFNELLPPTYAFVNEQMHKKVQARIINDLAERFPMIVVAQTVDKLKDAGFYWATRSGVTVSMADVLVPPQKQEILERYESEADGIEKKYQRGALNHDERNEALVKIWQDATEEVGKALEEYYPEDNPIITIVKSGATGNFTQTRTLAGMKGLVTNPKGEFIPRPIKSSFREGLTVLEYFINTHGARKGLADTALRTADSGYLTRRLVDVSQDVIVRETDCETERGITVTLAERADDGTLVRDQHIETSAYARTLATDAVDSNGNVVVERGHDLGDPAIDALLAAGITEVKVRSVLTCATGTGVCAMCYGRSMATGKLVDIGEAVGIVAAQSIGEPGTQLTMRTFHQGGVTGGADIVGGLPRVQELFEARVPRNRAPIADVSGRVQLEESEKFYKITIVPDDGGEEVVYDKLSRRQRLKVFKHDDGSERLLADGDHVEVGQQLLEGSADPHEVLRVQGPREVQIHLVKEVQEVYRAQGVSIHDKHIEVIVRQMLRRVTIIDSGATEFLPGSLTERGEFETENRRVVAEGGEPAAGRPVLMGITKASLATDSWLSAASFQETTRVLTDAAINCRSDKLQGLKENVIIGKLIPAGTGINRYRNIQVQPTEEARAAAYTIPSYEDQYYSPDFGQATGAAVPLDDYGYSDYR from the coding sequence GTGTTAGACGTCAACTTCTTCGATGAACTCCGCATCGGTCTCGCGACCGCGGACGACATCCGCAACTGGTCCTACGGCGAGGTCAAGAAGCCGGAGACCATCAACTACCGCACGCTCAAGCCAGAGAAGGACGGCCTGTTCTGCGAGAAGATCTTCGGACCTACTCGCGACTGGGAGTGCTACTGCGGTAAGTACAAGCGCGTCCGGTTCAAGGGCATCATCTGTGAGCGCTGCGGCGTCGAGGTGACCCGCGCCAAGGTGCGTCGTGAGCGGATGGGCCATATCGAACTGGCCGCGCCGGTCACCCACATCTGGTACTTCAAGGGCGTCCCGTCGCGGCTGGGGTACCTGCTCGACCTCGCCCCGAAGGATCTCGAGAAGATCATCTACTTCGCGGCGTATGTGATCACCAGCGTCGACGACGAGATGCGGCACAACGAGCTTTCCACGCTCGAAGCCGAGATGGCCGTCGAGCGCAAGGCTCTCGAGGATCAGCGCGACGCCGACCTGGAGGCACGCGCCCAGAAGCTGGAAGCCGACCTCAAGGAGCTCGAGGAGGAGGGCGCGAAGTCCGATGTGCGCCGCAAGGTGCGTGACGGCGGCGAGCGCGAGATGCGCCAACTGCGCGACCGGGCCCAGCGTGAGCTGGACCGGCTCGAAGAGATCTGGACCACGTTCACCAAGCTGGCTCCCAAGCAGCTGATCGTCGACGAGCTGCTCTACCGCGAGCTGCAGGACCGCTACGGCGAGTACTTCGAAGGCGCCATGGGCGCGGAGTCGATCAAGAAGCTCATCGAGACCTTCGACATCGAGGCCGAGGCCGACTCTCTGCGCGACACCATCCGCAACGGCAAGGGTCAGAAGAAGCTTCGTGCGCTCAAGCGACTGAAGGTCGTCGCGGCGTTCCAGACCAACCGCAACTCGCCGATGGGCATGGTGCTCGACGCGGTTCCGGTGATCCCGCCGGAGCTGCGGCCGATGGTCCAGCTCGACGGTGGCCGGTTCGCCACGTCGGACCTCAACGACCTGTACCGCCGTGTCATCAACCGCAACAACCGGCTCAAGCGACTGATCGACCTCGGTGCTCCCGAGATCATCGTCAACAACGAGAAGCGCATGCTGCAGGAGTCGGTGGACGCGCTGTTCGACAACGGCCGCCGCGGCCGTCCGGTCACCGGGCCGGGCAACCGTCCGCTGAAGTCGTTGAGCGATCTGCTCAAGGGCAAGCAGGGCCGGTTCCGTCAGAACCTGCTCGGTAAGCGTGTCGACTACTCGGGCCGTTCGGTCATCGTGGTCGGCCCGCAGCTCAAGCTGCACCAGTGCGGTCTGCCCAAGCTGATGGCTCTCGAGCTGTTCAAGCCGTTCGTGATGAAGCGTCTGGTCGACCTGAACCACGCGCAGAACATCAAGAGCGCCAAGCGGATGGTCGAGCGTCAGCGTCCCCAGGTGTGGGATGTCCTCGAAGAGGTCATCGCCGAGCACCCGGTGCTGCTCAACCGCGCGCCGACGCTGCACCGCCTGGGTATCCAGGCCTTCGAGCCGCAGCTGGTGGAGGGCAAGGCCATCCAGCTGCACCCGCTGGTGTGTGAGGCGTTCAACGCCGACTTCGACGGTGACCAGATGGCGGTGCACCTGCCGCTGTCGGCCGAGGCGCAGGCCGAGGCACGCATCCTGATGCTGTCGAGCAACAACATCCTTTCGCCCGCCTCGGGCCGCCCGCTGGCCATGCCGCGACTGGACATGGTGACCGGCCTGTACTTCCTGACCACGATGGTCGAGGGAGACCAGGGCGAGTACACCCCGGCTGCCAAGGACACCCCGGAGAGCGGTGTGTACAGCTCGCCGGCCGAGGCCATCATGGCGATGGACCGCGGTGCGCTGTCGGTGCGGGCCAAGATCCGGGTCCGGTTGACCCAGCAGCGTCCGCCCGCCGAGCTCGAGGCCGAACTGTTCCCGGAGGGCTGGACGTTCGGTCAGCCGTGGACGGCCGAGACCACGCTGGGCCGGGTGCTGTTCAACGAGCTGCTGCCGCCCACCTATGCGTTCGTCAACGAGCAGATGCACAAGAAGGTGCAGGCCCGGATCATCAACGATCTGGCCGAGCGCTTCCCGATGATCGTCGTCGCGCAGACCGTGGACAAGCTCAAGGACGCCGGCTTCTACTGGGCCACCCGCTCGGGTGTCACGGTCTCGATGGCCGACGTGCTGGTGCCGCCCCAGAAGCAGGAGATCCTGGAGCGGTACGAGTCCGAGGCCGACGGCATCGAGAAGAAGTACCAGCGCGGTGCGCTCAACCACGACGAGCGCAACGAGGCTCTGGTCAAGATCTGGCAGGACGCCACCGAAGAGGTCGGTAAGGCGCTGGAGGAGTACTACCCCGAGGACAACCCGATCATCACGATCGTGAAGTCCGGAGCCACGGGTAACTTCACCCAGACCCGCACGCTGGCCGGCATGAAGGGGCTGGTGACCAACCCGAAAGGTGAGTTCATCCCGCGTCCGATCAAGTCCTCGTTCCGCGAGGGTCTGACGGTGCTGGAGTACTTCATCAACACCCACGGTGCCCGCAAGGGTCTGGCCGACACCGCGCTGCGTACCGCCGACTCGGGTTACCTGACCCGACGTCTGGTGGACGTTTCGCAGGACGTCATCGTGCGCGAGACCGACTGTGAGACCGAGCGCGGGATCACCGTCACGTTGGCCGAGCGTGCCGACGACGGCACGCTGGTGCGCGATCAGCACATCGAGACCTCGGCGTACGCCCGGACGCTGGCTACCGACGCGGTGGACAGCAACGGCAACGTCGTCGTCGAGCGTGGCCACGATCTGGGTGATCCGGCCATCGACGCGCTGCTGGCCGCCGGTATCACCGAGGTCAAGGTGCGCTCCGTGCTGACCTGCGCGACGGGTACCGGTGTGTGTGCGATGTGCTACGGGCGCTCGATGGCCACCGGCAAGCTGGTCGACATCGGCGAGGCCGTCGGCATCGTGGCCGCGCAGTCCATCGGTGAGCCCGGCACGCAGCTGACCATGCGTACCTTCCACCAGGGTGGTGTGACCGGCGGCGCCGACATCGTCGGCGGTCTGCCCCGTGTCCAGGAGCTGTTCGAGGCCCGCGTTCCGCGCAACCGTGCCCCGATCGCCGACGTCAGCGGACGGGTCCAGCTGGAGGAGAGCGAGAAGTTCTACAAGATCACCATCGTTCCCGACGACGGGGGCGAGGAGGTCGTGTACGACAAGCTCTCGCGGCGTCAGCGCCTGAAGGTGTTCAAGCACGACGACGGTTCGGAGCGGTTGCTGGCCGACGGTGACCATGTCGAGGTGGGCCAGCAGCTGCTGGAAGGCTCGGCCGACCCGCACGAGGTGCTGCGTGTTCAGGGCCCCCGCGAGGTGCAGATCCACCTGGTCAAGGAGGTCCAGGAGGTTTACCGCGCCCAGGGTGTGTCGATCCACGACAAGCACATCGAGGTCATCGTCCGGCAGATGCTGCGTCGCGTCACGATCATCGATTCGGGTGCGACGGAGTTCCTGCCCGGCTCGCTGACCGAGCGTGGCGAGTTCGAGACCGAAAACCGTCGGGTGGTGGCCGAGGGCGGCGAGCCCGCGGCCGGCCGTCCGGTGCTGATGGGTATCACCAAGGCGTCGCTGGCCACCGATTCGTGGCTGTCGGCGGCGTCGTTCCAGGAGACCACCCGCGTGCTGACCGATGCGGCGATCAACTGCCGCAGCGACAAGCTGCAGGGTCTGAAGGAGAACGTGATCATCGGCAAGCTGATCCCGGCCGGTACCGGAATCAACCGCTACCGCAACATCCAGGTTCAGCCGACCGAGGAGGCCCGCGCTGCGGCGTACACGATCCCGTCCTACGAGGATCAGTACTACAGCCCGGACTTCGGCCAGGCCACCGGCGCTGCGGTGCCGCTGGACGACTACGGCTACTCGGACTACCGGTAA
- a CDS encoding DNA-directed RNA polymerase subunit beta encodes MLEGCILAGSRQIESDIATTNSSVPGAPNRVSFAKLREPLEVPGLLDVQTESFEWLIGAEEWFQRAVDRGDVDPRGGLQEVLEELSPIEDFSGSMSLSFSDPRFDEVKAPVDECKDKDMTYAAPLFVTAEFINNNTGEIKSQTVFMGDFPMMTEKGTFIINGTERVVVSQLVRSPGVYFDESIDKSTEKTLHSVKVIPGRGAWLEFDVDKRDTVGVRIDRKRRQPVTVLLKALGWTNEQITERFGFSEIMMSTLEKDNTAGTDEALLDIYRKLRPGEPPTKESAQTLLENLFFKEKRYDLARVGRYKVNKKLGLNVGQPITSSTLTEEDVVATIEYLVRLHQGDKVMTVPGGTEVPVEVDDIDHFGNRRLRTVGELIQNQIRVGLSRMERVVRERMTTQDVEAITPQTLINIRPVVAAIKEFFGTSQLSQFMDQNNPLSGLTHKRRLSALGPGGLSRERAGLEVRDVHPSHYGRMCPIETPEGPNIGLIGSLSVYARVNPFGFIETPYRKVVDGVVTDDIVYLTADEEDRHVVAQANSPIDDNGRFLEERVLVRRKGGEVEQISSSEVDYMDVSPRQMVSVATAMIPFLEHDDANRALMGANMQRQAVPLVRSEAPLVGTGMELRAAIDAGDVVVADKAGVIEEVSADYVTVMADDGTRHTYRMRKFARSNHGTCANQRPIVDAGQRVEAGQVIADGPCTENGEMALGKNLLVAIMPWEGHNYEDAIILSNRLVEEDVLTSIHIEEHEIDARDTKLGAEEITRDIPNVSDEVLADLDERGIVRIGAEVRDGDILVGKVTPKGETELTPEERLLRAIFGEKAREVRDTSLKVPHGESGKVIGIRVFSREDDDELPAGVNELVRVYVAQKRKISDGDKLAGRHGNKGVIGKILPVEDMPFLPDGTPVDIILNTHGVPRRMNIGQILETHLGWVAKAGWNIEGSPEWAGNLPEQLKAAPADSIVATPVFDGAQEKELEGLLGSTLPNRDGDVMVNAQGKAELFDGRSGEPFPYPVTVGYMYILKLHHLVDDKIHARSTGPYSMITQQPLGGKAQFGGQRFGEMECWAMQAYGAAYTLQELLTIKSDDTVGRVKVYEAIVKGENIPEPGIPESFKVLLKELQSLCLNVEVLSSDGAAIEMRDGDDEDLERAAANLGINLSRNESASVEDLA; translated from the coding sequence GTGCTGGAAGGATGCATCTTGGCAGGGTCCCGCCAGATCGAGTCAGATATCGCTACCACTAATAGCTCCGTTCCCGGGGCGCCAAACCGAGTTTCCTTCGCAAAACTTCGTGAGCCGCTCGAGGTTCCGGGGCTTCTCGACGTCCAGACCGAATCGTTCGAGTGGCTGATCGGCGCAGAGGAGTGGTTCCAGCGCGCTGTCGACCGCGGCGACGTGGACCCCAGGGGCGGGCTGCAGGAGGTTCTCGAAGAGCTGTCCCCGATCGAGGATTTCTCCGGCTCGATGTCGCTGTCCTTCTCCGATCCGCGCTTCGACGAGGTCAAGGCGCCGGTCGACGAGTGCAAAGACAAGGACATGACCTACGCGGCGCCGTTGTTCGTCACCGCGGAGTTCATCAACAACAACACCGGCGAGATCAAGAGCCAGACGGTCTTCATGGGCGACTTCCCGATGATGACCGAAAAGGGCACCTTCATCATCAACGGCACCGAGCGCGTCGTGGTGAGCCAGCTGGTCCGGTCGCCGGGCGTGTACTTCGACGAGTCCATCGACAAGTCCACCGAGAAGACGCTGCACAGCGTCAAGGTGATCCCCGGCCGCGGTGCGTGGCTGGAGTTCGACGTCGACAAGCGTGACACCGTGGGTGTGCGTATCGATCGCAAGCGTCGTCAGCCGGTCACCGTGCTGCTCAAGGCGCTGGGCTGGACCAACGAGCAGATCACCGAGCGGTTCGGCTTCTCCGAGATCATGATGAGCACGCTGGAGAAGGACAACACCGCCGGCACCGACGAGGCGCTGCTCGACATCTACCGCAAGCTGCGCCCGGGCGAGCCGCCCACCAAGGAGTCCGCGCAGACCCTGCTGGAGAACCTGTTCTTCAAGGAGAAGCGCTACGACCTGGCCCGGGTGGGTCGCTACAAGGTCAACAAGAAGCTCGGGCTCAACGTCGGTCAGCCGATCACCAGCTCGACGCTGACCGAAGAGGACGTCGTCGCCACCATCGAGTACCTGGTGCGCCTGCACCAGGGCGACAAGGTGATGACCGTTCCCGGCGGCACCGAGGTCCCGGTCGAGGTGGACGACATCGACCACTTCGGCAACCGTCGTCTGCGCACCGTGGGCGAGTTGATCCAGAACCAGATCCGGGTCGGCCTGTCGCGCATGGAGCGGGTTGTGCGCGAGCGCATGACCACCCAGGACGTCGAGGCGATCACCCCGCAGACCCTGATCAACATCCGTCCCGTCGTGGCGGCGATCAAGGAGTTCTTCGGCACCAGCCAGCTGAGCCAGTTCATGGACCAGAACAACCCGCTGTCGGGTCTGACCCACAAGCGCCGCCTGTCGGCGCTGGGCCCCGGTGGTCTGTCCCGTGAGCGCGCCGGCCTGGAGGTCCGCGACGTGCACCCCAGCCACTACGGCCGGATGTGCCCGATCGAGACGCCGGAGGGGCCGAACATCGGTCTGATCGGTTCGCTGTCGGTGTACGCGCGGGTCAACCCTTTCGGTTTCATCGAGACGCCCTACCGCAAGGTCGTCGACGGTGTTGTGACCGATGACATCGTCTACCTGACCGCCGACGAGGAGGACCGCCACGTCGTGGCGCAGGCCAACTCGCCGATCGACGACAACGGTCGCTTCCTCGAGGAGCGCGTCCTGGTCCGCCGAAAGGGCGGGGAGGTCGAGCAGATCTCGTCGAGCGAGGTCGACTACATGGACGTCTCGCCGCGCCAGATGGTGTCGGTCGCGACGGCGATGATCCCGTTCCTCGAGCACGACGACGCCAACCGTGCCCTGATGGGTGCCAACATGCAGCGCCAGGCGGTTCCGCTGGTGCGCAGCGAGGCCCCGCTGGTCGGCACCGGGATGGAGCTGCGCGCGGCCATCGACGCCGGTGACGTCGTCGTCGCCGACAAGGCCGGCGTCATCGAAGAGGTCAGCGCGGACTACGTCACCGTGATGGCCGACGACGGCACCCGGCACACCTACCGGATGCGCAAGTTCGCTCGTTCCAACCACGGCACCTGCGCCAACCAGCGTCCGATCGTCGACGCCGGTCAGCGTGTCGAGGCCGGCCAGGTCATCGCCGACGGACCGTGCACCGAGAACGGCGAGATGGCCCTGGGTAAGAACCTGCTCGTGGCGATCATGCCGTGGGAGGGCCATAACTACGAGGACGCGATCATCCTCTCCAACCGCCTGGTGGAGGAGGACGTGCTCACCTCGATTCACATCGAAGAGCACGAGATCGATGCCCGCGACACCAAGCTGGGCGCCGAGGAGATCACCCGGGACATCCCGAACGTCTCCGATGAGGTGCTCGCCGACCTCGACGAGCGCGGCATCGTCCGCATCGGCGCCGAGGTCCGCGACGGTGACATCCTGGTCGGCAAGGTCACCCCGAAGGGCGAGACCGAGCTGACCCCCGAAGAGCGGCTGCTGCGCGCGATCTTCGGTGAGAAGGCGCGCGAGGTGCGCGACACGTCGCTGAAGGTGCCGCACGGTGAATCCGGCAAGGTCATCGGCATCCGGGTGTTCTCCCGCGAGGATGACGACGAGCTGCCCGCCGGCGTCAACGAGCTGGTCCGCGTGTACGTCGCGCAGAAGCGCAAGATCTCCGACGGCGACAAGTTGGCCGGACGCCACGGCAACAAGGGCGTCATCGGCAAGATCCTGCCGGTCGAGGACATGCCGTTCCTGCCGGATGGCACCCCGGTCGACATCATCCTCAACACCCACGGTGTGCCGCGTCGTATGAACATCGGCCAGATCCTGGAGACCCACCTCGGGTGGGTGGCCAAGGCGGGCTGGAACATCGAGGGATCGCCGGAATGGGCGGGCAACCTGCCCGAGCAGCTCAAGGCTGCGCCGGCGGACAGCATCGTCGCCACCCCGGTGTTCGACGGTGCTCAGGAGAAGGAGCTGGAGGGCCTGCTCGGGTCGACGCTGCCCAACCGCGATGGCGACGTCATGGTCAACGCGCAGGGCAAGGCCGAGCTGTTCGATGGCCGCAGTGGCGAACCGTTCCCGTACCCGGTGACGGTCGGCTACATGTACATCTTGAAGCTGCACCACCTGGTGGACGACAAGATCCACGCCCGCTCGACCGGTCCGTACTCGATGATCACCCAGCAGCCGCTGGGCGGTAAGGCACAGTTCGGTGGTCAGCGCTTCGGTGAGATGGAGTGCTGGGCCATGCAGGCCTACGGCGCGGCCTACACGCTGCAGGAGCTGCTGACGATCAAGTCCGACGACACCGTCGGCCGCGTCAAGGTGTACGAGGCCATCGTCAAGGGCGAGAACATCCCCGAGCCGGGCATCCCCGAGTCGTTCAAGGTGCTGCTCAAGGAGCTGCAGTCGCTGTGCCTCAACGTCGAGGTGCTGTCCAGCGACGGCGCTGCGATCGAGATGCGTGACGGCGACGACGAGGACCTGGAGCGCGCTGCAGCGAACCTGGGAATCAACTTGTCCCGCAATGAATCCGCCTCTGTCGAGGACCTCGCCTGA
- a CDS encoding phosphatase PAP2 family protein yields the protein MPAGPADDAIVIDDRIDRRARRLRVVRWVAVATWATVVVYRTITDGFAFNRELLLLYIAIGLLAASIGQGRRMLYVIRDWLPFALVLIAYDLSRGAATMVGRPTLWHWPADADRWMFFGIMPTVWLQERLKLGSPPWWEVVISTVYMSFFILPYVVAAVLWLRNRDEWKAFVRLFVGLNFCALIVYVLVPAAPPWAAARCTPGDVEGGPSDPRCMFRPARGVPDGGLLGAMQNHHDDANPWIERIVGRGWGKLNLHSATALLDQGQASVNLVAAIPSLHAGMTAAIAAFLWHRVHRGWRPVLVAYVLIMAFTLVYTAEHYVVDIMLGWAFAGTALLALHRYDRWRRARQEAGPA from the coding sequence GTGCCCGCCGGCCCGGCCGACGACGCGATCGTGATTGATGACCGCATCGATCGCCGGGCCCGTCGACTGCGCGTGGTGCGCTGGGTTGCGGTGGCGACCTGGGCCACCGTCGTGGTCTACCGGACCATCACCGACGGGTTCGCTTTCAACCGCGAACTGCTGCTGCTCTACATCGCGATCGGTCTGCTGGCCGCCAGTATCGGGCAGGGCCGGCGGATGCTCTACGTCATCCGCGACTGGCTGCCCTTCGCGCTGGTCCTGATCGCCTACGACCTCAGCAGGGGAGCGGCGACCATGGTCGGCCGACCGACGCTGTGGCACTGGCCGGCCGATGCCGATCGCTGGATGTTCTTCGGGATCATGCCGACGGTGTGGCTGCAGGAACGACTCAAGCTGGGTTCGCCGCCGTGGTGGGAAGTCGTCATCAGCACGGTATACATGTCGTTCTTCATCCTCCCCTATGTGGTGGCCGCGGTGCTGTGGCTGCGAAACCGCGACGAATGGAAGGCGTTCGTCCGGCTCTTCGTCGGGCTGAACTTCTGCGCGCTGATCGTCTACGTGCTGGTGCCGGCCGCCCCACCGTGGGCCGCGGCGCGCTGCACCCCGGGTGACGTCGAAGGCGGACCCTCCGATCCGCGGTGCATGTTCCGGCCGGCCCGCGGCGTTCCCGACGGCGGCCTTCTCGGTGCGATGCAGAACCACCACGACGACGCCAATCCCTGGATCGAGCGGATCGTCGGACGCGGCTGGGGCAAGCTCAACCTGCATTCGGCCACGGCGCTGCTCGATCAGGGGCAGGCCAGCGTCAACCTGGTCGCGGCGATTCCGTCACTGCACGCCGGTATGACGGCAGCAATCGCGGCGTTCCTGTGGCACCGGGTGCACCGCGGTTGGCGGCCCGTACTGGTGGCCTACGTGCTGATCATGGCTTTCACGCTGGTCTACACCGCCGAGCACTACGTCGTCGACATCATGCTGGGTTGGGCGTTCGCCGGGACCGCCCTGCTGGCGCTGCATCGCTACGACCGCTGGCGACGTGCCAGACAGGAGGCCGGACCGGCATAG
- a CDS encoding deoxyribonuclease IV, translated as MLIGSHVHGDDPLAAAQADGAEVVQFFLGNPQSWKKPKPREDAESLKSSPIPIYVHAPYLINVASANNRVRIPSRKILQDTCDAAADVGATAVIVHGGHADDNDMDAGFERWVKALDYLETDVPVYLENTAGGDHAMARHFDTIARLWDHIGDKGIGFCLDTCHAWAAGEALIDAVDRIKAITGRIDLVHCNDSRDAAGSGADRHANFGLGQIDPQLLVAVVAAADAPVICETSDEGRKDDIAFLREHVG; from the coding sequence GTGCTCATAGGTTCCCATGTCCACGGTGACGATCCGCTGGCCGCGGCGCAGGCCGATGGCGCCGAGGTGGTGCAGTTCTTCCTCGGCAACCCGCAGAGCTGGAAGAAACCCAAGCCGCGCGAGGACGCCGAGTCGCTGAAGTCCTCGCCGATCCCGATCTACGTGCACGCTCCATACCTGATCAACGTGGCCTCGGCGAACAATCGGGTCCGGATCCCGTCCCGCAAGATCTTGCAGGACACCTGCGACGCCGCCGCCGACGTCGGTGCCACCGCGGTGATCGTGCACGGCGGCCACGCCGACGACAACGACATGGACGCCGGGTTCGAGCGCTGGGTCAAGGCGCTGGACTACCTGGAGACCGACGTACCGGTGTATCTGGAGAACACCGCCGGCGGCGACCACGCGATGGCCCGTCATTTCGACACCATCGCCCGGCTGTGGGACCACATCGGCGACAAGGGCATCGGCTTCTGCCTGGACACCTGCCACGCCTGGGCCGCCGGGGAGGCGTTGATCGACGCGGTGGACCGGATCAAGGCGATCACCGGTCGCATCGACCTGGTGCACTGCAACGACTCCCGCGATGCGGCAGGCTCGGGAGCCGACCGGCACGCCAACTTCGGTCTCGGCCAGATCGACCCGCAGCTGCTGGTCGCGGTGGTGGCCGCCGCCGACGCACCGGTCATCTGCGAAACCTCCGACGAGGGTCGCAAGGACGACATCGCGTTCCTGCGGGAGCACGTGGGCTGA